GATCTTTCCAGCAATTCTTCCACAAAACCCGACATGATATCTTCCTTTTGTATTCTAATGTTTGTATTCTAATATTTTACTATTAACGTAGGCAGATTCATGGCTTTAAGGTTCCTTTCCAGTTCCTTTGCATCAGAATTATCTTTGCCTGCGTAAACTTGTACTCTATAGTATCGTTTACCGTTTACAACGGCTTCCGTTATGCGCACTTTATTTTGATATCCCGATGTTTCAAGTTTGTTTTTGACGTCTTCCGCTCTCCATTTTTCGGAAAATGAACCTACCTGAACTCCCCAACCGCCCTCGGAAATTTGACGATCCGATGGCTGAGATGTTTGAGATTGAGATGGCTGCTGTTTTGCAACTGTTTTTTGAGATTCTTGTACCGAGGCAGTGGAGCTATCGGTAGACGCTTTGGAAGAAGGGGTAGCAATAACGTTATTTTCAGGTCTTAAAGAAGGATCTTCTATAGGCATAGAAGGCTTAGCTACTTTAGAAGCAGTAGAAACTTGGGGTTTCTCCTCGGACTTAGGGGTTGCAGGTTGAGCTATGACGTTGGGAGCTGTCGCTTGTTCCGACAACGTTTTTACAGGAGCGAAGAAAAACATCTTTATGCCGAGATATAAGAGCCCAATAGCCACCAACCCGATGAGAGGAACCATTATTTGGCCAAAAGAAAAAGTGCTCTGCTTTTTCTCCTTTTGCCTGTCTCTTTTCATCATTTCACTGTCACTCCTTTACATGGACTGTCGTCCTAAAAACCAAGAATTGCCGATTGCTCTTTTTGATCTTCTCTTGACAACGGCAAATAAAGGAAACTATTATCTTTATTTTTTTGAAAAACATCGATCGACATTTCGGCCTCTGTTAAACCATACCATGATAACACATATTCCTTAAAGGAACCCTTAAAATCAACAGATTTTAACGTTATTACTTTACCATAGCCTTTTAAATTTTCTTTCAATATTTTTAACCTTCTCTGACCTTCTTTTATTCCTACAAAGGGCTGGTCGGAAAAGGGAGTGCCTGGTTTTGGAACAAAGGGACTTATCGATATGGTGGATTTTAATTTCAACTGCTCCCAAATTTCTTTCGTCAATTCCGCAATGGCTCTGACGTCGTCATCCTTTTCATCGGGAAGTCCCAACATAAAATACATTTTAATCGAACTAATACCATATTCTTTAGCCATTGCGAGCTTTTCAATTATAACCTTATTGGTAAAGCGTTTTTTTAACGAATTTCTCAGATCATCGCTCCCGGCCTCAGGCGCAATGGTTATTCTTCTCTTTCCTCCCATTGCCATTGCCTCAACAACTTTTTCGCTCAAAGCATCTATCCTTAGAGAAGCAAAACTGACTTTCTTTTTGACCTTTGTAATAACATCTAGAATGAAATCTAATTCGGGATGATCGCCAGCCTCGGGAGTAACCAGTCCAACGTTAAAATCATCGTAATCTTTAAATCTATAGATATACGATGCTATGTCTTCTGCCGATCTATACCTAGCTTTTCCAAAATTATTAGGTACAACGCAATACGGACAATTTCTAAAACACCCGCGCTGCAATTCTAAAAGTAAAGTCCTTCCAAAGGCAGCCTTGGATGTCAACCAAAGGCTATGTCCCATGGATTGTGAAAGGTCTTCTACTCTTCCTCTTTTTCGGTTTAAATTATCGTTTTTTGATATAATTGCACGGTTATGGATTGGCGGAACATATATGGATGAGGATGTCGAAAGGTCATCCCATAGTTTCTTCTTGTTGCCATGGTGCATATAGGATCGTATAAATGCGACTAGATGATCTATAACCACTTCTCCGTCGCCCAAGCAAACGAAATCAGCTACTGCCGAAAAAAGCAGCGGGTTTATATATGTCACAGCTCCCCCGATTCCTACAATAGGGCCATTAATAGAAGCCCTATCGCGCCAATACAACGGTATTTTATTATAACGCAACATTTTCAAAACATTGATATAATCAGTTTCAAAGGAAACCGACGCCGTTATTACAGGAAACTCCGATAACTTTCGCTGCCCCTCGACAGATCTTTCCATCATGTCAAGAAAGAAACGTTCTACTCCGACGCCTCTTTTCTGTAATGTTGCGTAAATATAGTGATACCCCAAATTCGCCATGCCCACTTTATAGGTATTGGGATACATATATGCCCACAGGGGTGCTCCTCCTCTGGGCATATCCAAAAGGACCGTTTCGTCAAGATTTACGTTTGACACTTATTATTCCTTCTTTTTCCTCCTAACCACTGTTGGAAGGTCGAACGTATCGATCTGAACGCCGCTGATTCTAAACAAATCCTCCTCCGGCATTTTAACCTCAGCCTCCTCAAGGTCGACGCGAGGTTTCCTTTTGCCCTGCGTAGGCCTTCCCTTACCGGTTTCACCCTC
The window above is part of the Acetomicrobium thermoterrenum DSM 13490 genome. Proteins encoded here:
- a CDS encoding SPOR domain-containing protein, which encodes MMKRDRQKEKKQSTFSFGQIMVPLIGLVAIGLLYLGIKMFFFAPVKTLSEQATAPNVIAQPATPKSEEKPQVSTASKVAKPSMPIEDPSLRPENNVIATPSSKASTDSSTASVQESQKTVAKQQPSQSQTSQPSDRQISEGGWGVQVGSFSEKWRAEDVKNKLETSGYQNKVRITEAVVNGKRYYRVQVYAGKDNSDAKELERNLKAMNLPTLIVKY
- a CDS encoding B12-binding domain-containing radical SAM protein, giving the protein MSNVNLDETVLLDMPRGGAPLWAYMYPNTYKVGMANLGYHYIYATLQKRGVGVERFFLDMMERSVEGQRKLSEFPVITASVSFETDYINVLKMLRYNKIPLYWRDRASINGPIVGIGGAVTYINPLLFSAVADFVCLGDGEVVIDHLVAFIRSYMHHGNKKKLWDDLSTSSSIYVPPIHNRAIISKNDNLNRKRGRVEDLSQSMGHSLWLTSKAAFGRTLLLELQRGCFRNCPYCVVPNNFGKARYRSAEDIASYIYRFKDYDDFNVGLVTPEAGDHPELDFILDVITKVKKKVSFASLRIDALSEKVVEAMAMGGKRRITIAPEAGSDDLRNSLKKRFTNKVIIEKLAMAKEYGISSIKMYFMLGLPDEKDDDVRAIAELTKEIWEQLKLKSTISISPFVPKPGTPFSDQPFVGIKEGQRRLKILKENLKGYGKVITLKSVDFKGSFKEYVLSWYGLTEAEMSIDVFQKNKDNSFLYLPLSREDQKEQSAILGF